In the genome of Vicia villosa cultivar HV-30 ecotype Madison, WI linkage group LG7, Vvil1.0, whole genome shotgun sequence, one region contains:
- the LOC131618196 gene encoding mitochondrial inner membrane protease ATP23-like: MNFDLDKLRRGDATLDKCLKDCESMIQKSLNNPLVKTLREQMEKAGCPVKDKFFKATICLNSYGGVFTPGKGITVCANKKQNQDNVTQVIIHELIHAFDDCRAANMDWTNCAHHACSEIRAGHLSGDCHYKRELLRGFLRIKGHEQECIKRRVMKSLASNPFCAGSAAKDSMDAVWNTCYNDTAPFEKAP, from the coding sequence ATGAACTTCGATTTGGACAAGCTGAGACGCGGTGAcgctacccttgacaaatgtttAAAGGATTGCGAGAGCATGATTCAAAAGAGTCTCAACAATCCCTTGGTGAAGACCTTGAGGGAACAGATGGAGAAAGCTGGGTGTCCTGTTAAAGACAAATTCTTCAAAGCTACAATCTGTTTAAATTCTTATGGTGGCGTGTTTACGCCCGGTAAGGGTATAACCGTCTGCGCAAATAAGAAACAAAATCAAGACAATGTTACGCAGGTGATAATTCATGAGCTAATTCATGCGTTCGATGACTGTAGAGCTGCAAACATGGATTGGACTAACTGTGCTCATCATGCTTGTAGTGAGATAAGAGCTGGTCATTTAAGTGGTGATTGTCATTATAAACGGGAACTTTTGCGAGGGTTTCTGAGAATAAAAGGGCATGAACAAGAATGCATCAAAAGAAGAGTCATGAAATCATTGGCTTCAAATCCGTTTTGCGCTGGTTCAGCTGCCAAGGATTCTATGGATGCTGTATGGAATACTTGTTATAACGATACAGCGCCATTTGAGAAAGCTCCTTAA